Proteins co-encoded in one Bacillus sp. FSL H8-0547 genomic window:
- a CDS encoding phospho-sugar mutase translates to MSFEKSYQRWNSKTDLDSELRLLLSGLESDDKAREDCFYKNLEFGTGGMRGEIGPGTNRMNVYTVRKASEGLALYIESFGEEAKKRGVAIAYDSRHKSPEFAMEAAKTFASHGIQTYVFEELRPTPELSFAVRYLNAFSGIVVTASHNPPEYNGYKVYGEDGGQLPPAAADEVIAKVNSIEDELSIEVKDEAELKEAGLIKMIGEEIDAAYTDKLVTISVNPDLSKETDLKIVFTPLHGTANKPVRRGLKALGYENVTVVAEQEQPDPNFSTVKSPNPEEHAAFEYAIQYGQKNDADLLIATDPDADRLGLAVKNLDGEYVVLTGNQTGAILLHYLLSQKKEKGTLPENGVVLKTIVTSEIGRAVAESFGLDTIDTLTGFKFIGEKINEYERTGQYSFQFGYEESYGYLIGDFARDKDAVQAAILGVEVAAYYKKQGKTLYEGLLDLFEQYGYYREGLESLTLKGKDGAEQIQRILASFRSTPPETLAGLKVTVVEDYKAGTRLNISSAETEEITLPSSNVLKYYLEDGSWFCLRPSGTEPKAKFYFGVKGKTLSESDQKLEEISSDLMKIVHALI, encoded by the coding sequence ATGAGTTTTGAAAAAAGCTATCAGCGCTGGAACAGCAAAACAGATTTAGATTCAGAATTAAGACTGCTTTTATCCGGTTTGGAGAGCGACGACAAGGCGCGCGAGGATTGCTTTTATAAAAACTTGGAGTTTGGGACGGGCGGAATGCGCGGAGAAATTGGTCCAGGCACAAACCGCATGAATGTCTATACGGTCCGCAAAGCTTCAGAAGGACTTGCTCTTTATATCGAATCTTTCGGTGAAGAAGCCAAAAAGCGCGGAGTGGCGATTGCCTACGATTCACGCCACAAATCACCCGAGTTTGCCATGGAGGCAGCAAAGACTTTTGCAAGCCACGGCATTCAAACGTATGTTTTTGAAGAGCTGCGCCCGACACCTGAACTTTCATTTGCTGTCCGCTATTTGAATGCGTTTTCCGGCATCGTAGTAACAGCAAGCCACAATCCTCCTGAATATAACGGCTATAAAGTATACGGCGAAGACGGCGGACAGCTGCCGCCTGCTGCCGCAGATGAAGTCATTGCGAAGGTCAACTCAATTGAAGATGAACTGAGCATCGAGGTAAAGGATGAAGCTGAACTGAAAGAAGCCGGCCTCATCAAAATGATCGGGGAAGAAATCGATGCTGCCTATACAGATAAGCTCGTGACCATTTCGGTAAACCCTGACCTGTCAAAAGAAACAGACTTAAAAATCGTTTTCACTCCGCTTCACGGAACAGCAAACAAGCCTGTTCGCCGCGGACTCAAAGCGCTGGGCTATGAGAATGTAACAGTCGTTGCCGAACAGGAACAGCCAGATCCAAACTTCAGCACAGTAAAATCGCCAAACCCGGAAGAGCATGCAGCATTTGAATATGCGATTCAGTATGGGCAGAAAAACGACGCTGACCTATTAATAGCAACGGATCCTGATGCAGACCGCCTCGGCCTAGCCGTTAAGAATCTCGACGGCGAATACGTCGTTCTGACTGGAAACCAGACAGGCGCGATCCTGCTTCACTACCTGCTTTCCCAGAAAAAAGAAAAAGGCACTCTTCCTGAAAACGGCGTGGTGCTGAAGACGATCGTGACCTCTGAAATCGGCCGTGCCGTTGCTGAGTCATTCGGTCTCGATACAATTGACACGCTTACAGGATTTAAATTTATCGGAGAAAAAATCAACGAATATGAAAGAACAGGTCAATACTCATTCCAGTTCGGATACGAGGAGAGCTACGGCTATCTGATCGGCGATTTTGCACGCGACAAAGATGCCGTTCAGGCTGCCATCCTCGGGGTAGAAGTTGCTGCCTACTACAAAAAACAGGGCAAAACGCTGTACGAAGGCCTGCTTGATCTTTTTGAACAGTACGGCTACTACCGCGAAGGCCTTGAGTCTTTAACCCTCAAGGGAAAAGACGGAGCAGAGCAGATCCAGAGAATTCTTGCATCCTTCCGCAGCACTCCGCCTGAAACACTTGCAGGCTTGAAGGTAACAGTTGTTGAAGATTACAAAGCGGGAACCCGGTTGAACATTTCATCTGCCGAAACAGAAGAAATCACGCTCCCATCTTCAAACGTCCTGAAATACTACCTAGAAGACGGCTCATGGTTCTGTCTCCGCCCATCAGGCACAGAGCCTAAAGCGAAATTCTATTTCGGTGTAAAAGGAAAAACCCTGTCAGAAAGCGATCAAAAGCTTGAAGAAATATCTTCAGATCTGATGAAAATAGTACATGCATTGATTTAA
- a CDS encoding glycerol-3-phosphate dehydrogenase/oxidase gives MTFSSDKRHDLLNKMTQETYDVFVIGGGITGSGIALDAASRGMKIALAEMQDFAAGTSSRSTKLVHGGLRYLKQFEVKMVADVGKERAIVYENGPHVTTPEWMLLPMHKGGTFGPFSTSIGLRVYDFLAAVKRGERRKMLSAKDTLAKEPLVKKEGLKGGGYYVEYRTDDARLTIEVIKEAARFGADAVNYAKVEGFIYEKGKVVGVHLVDTISGKQYDVYAKRVINAAGPWVDTLREMDKSKTGKSLQMTKGIHLVFDQSKFPLKQAIYFDTPDKRMVFAIPRDGKTYVGTTDTVYKEDPKNPRMTVKDRDYVIESINYMFPDLNIKAEDAESSWAGIRPLIHEDGKDPSEISRKDEIWTSETGLMTIAGGKLTGYRKMAEHIIDMIVKDFKAAGMKDFGPCKTRNMPISGGHVGGSGSLETFVKTKTQQGMSLGLTEMQAKHLSRRYGSNADALFERVEALKSEADQYGLPVYVLAEIDYSMSEEMTATPSDFFVRRTGAVYFDINWAKQYKDAVIIYMADKLKWTPEQKQTHTSILEKQIHDAVVPDEVRKAN, from the coding sequence ATGACTTTTTCAAGCGATAAACGACACGATCTTTTAAATAAAATGACACAGGAAACATATGATGTATTTGTAATCGGCGGCGGTATAACAGGTTCAGGAATTGCGCTCGACGCGGCTTCCAGAGGAATGAAAATTGCCCTTGCAGAAATGCAGGACTTTGCAGCAGGAACATCAAGCAGATCAACTAAGCTCGTGCATGGAGGACTGCGCTACTTAAAGCAGTTTGAAGTGAAAATGGTTGCTGATGTGGGAAAAGAAAGAGCCATCGTATACGAAAATGGACCGCATGTCACAACGCCTGAGTGGATGCTTCTTCCGATGCACAAAGGTGGAACATTCGGACCGTTCTCAACCTCCATCGGGTTGCGCGTGTACGATTTCCTTGCAGCCGTCAAACGCGGCGAAAGAAGAAAAATGCTGAGTGCGAAAGATACTCTTGCTAAAGAGCCATTAGTTAAAAAAGAGGGGCTTAAAGGCGGAGGGTACTACGTTGAATACCGCACAGATGACGCTAGACTGACGATTGAAGTGATCAAAGAAGCGGCGCGATTTGGCGCAGATGCCGTCAACTATGCAAAAGTGGAAGGCTTCATTTACGAAAAAGGAAAAGTAGTAGGCGTTCATTTAGTTGATACGATTTCAGGGAAACAATATGATGTCTACGCAAAAAGAGTCATCAATGCTGCAGGTCCGTGGGTTGATACATTGAGAGAGATGGACAAATCAAAAACAGGCAAATCCCTGCAGATGACAAAAGGAATTCATCTCGTGTTTGACCAGAGCAAGTTCCCGCTTAAGCAGGCCATCTATTTTGATACGCCGGATAAGCGCATGGTTTTTGCCATCCCGCGTGACGGCAAAACGTATGTCGGCACTACAGATACTGTTTACAAAGAAGATCCTAAAAACCCGCGCATGACAGTGAAGGACAGGGACTATGTTATTGAGTCAATCAACTACATGTTCCCTGATCTGAATATTAAAGCAGAAGATGCCGAATCAAGCTGGGCCGGTATCCGTCCTCTTATCCATGAAGATGGAAAAGATCCGTCTGAGATCTCCAGAAAAGATGAAATCTGGACGTCTGAAACAGGTCTCATGACGATCGCCGGCGGCAAGCTGACAGGCTACAGAAAAATGGCAGAGCACATCATCGATATGATTGTGAAGGATTTCAAAGCAGCAGGAATGAAAGATTTCGGTCCGTGCAAAACGCGTAATATGCCTATCTCCGGAGGGCACGTTGGAGGTTCTGGAAGCCTTGAAACGTTTGTTAAAACAAAAACGCAGCAGGGAATGTCCCTTGGCCTGACTGAAATGCAGGCAAAGCATCTTTCAAGAAGATACGGATCAAATGCAGATGCGCTTTTCGAAAGAGTGGAAGCATTAAAATCTGAGGCTGATCAATACGGACTCCCGGTTTACGTCCTTGCTGAAATTGATTACAGCATGTCAGAGGAAATGACGGCGACTCCTTCAGACTTCTTTGTGAGACGAACAGGTGCTGTGTATTTCGACATAAACTGGGCGAAGCAATACAAAGATGCGGTCATTATTTACATGGCTGATAAACTGAAGTGGACTCCTGAGCAAAAACAAACTCACACAAGCATTCTTGAAAAGCAAATTCATGATGCAGTCGTACCTGATGAAGTAAGAAAAGCGAATTAA
- the glpK gene encoding glycerol kinase GlpK: MEKYILSLDQGTTSSRAILFNKQGEIVHIAQKEFKQYFPKPGWVEHNANEIWGSILAVIATCLSETNVKPEQIAGIGITNQRETAVVWDKNTSQPVYNAIVWQSRQTAGICEELKQKGYNDTFREKTGLLIDAYFSGTKVKWILDNVEGAREKAENGDLLFGTIDTWLIWKLSGGKAHVTDYSNASRTLMYNIHELKWDDELLEYLTVPKSMLPEVKPSSEVYANTIEYHFFGHSVPIAGAAGDQQSALFGQACFEEGMAKNTYGTGCFMLMNTGEKAIRSENGLLTTIAWGVDGKVEYALEGSIFVAGSAIQWLRDGLRMFKDAKDSEAYAERVESTEGVYVVPAFVGLGTPYWDSDVRGAVFGLTRGTSKEHFVRATLESLAYQTKDVLTAMEADSGISLKTLRVDGGAVKNNFLMDFQSNMLGVPVERPEVNETTALGAAYLAGLAVGFWEDKSNIEKQWKLDKQFEPEMEDEKRDELYSGWKKAVNAAQAFK, encoded by the coding sequence ATGGAAAAATACATCTTATCTTTAGATCAGGGAACAACAAGTTCAAGAGCTATTTTATTTAACAAACAAGGCGAAATCGTTCACATTGCTCAAAAGGAATTTAAGCAGTATTTTCCTAAGCCGGGCTGGGTTGAGCACAACGCGAACGAAATCTGGGGATCAATTTTGGCTGTTATTGCAACATGCCTGAGCGAAACAAATGTGAAGCCTGAGCAGATTGCAGGGATCGGAATTACCAACCAGCGTGAAACGGCAGTTGTCTGGGATAAAAACACATCACAGCCTGTCTATAACGCAATTGTGTGGCAATCCCGCCAGACTGCAGGGATCTGCGAGGAACTGAAGCAAAAAGGCTACAATGATACATTCAGAGAAAAAACAGGATTACTAATCGATGCCTACTTCTCTGGAACAAAAGTGAAATGGATCCTTGACAACGTGGAAGGAGCAAGAGAAAAAGCTGAAAATGGCGACCTCTTGTTCGGTACCATTGATACGTGGCTGATTTGGAAGCTTTCAGGCGGAAAAGCGCACGTGACGGATTATTCAAACGCTTCCCGCACACTCATGTACAACATTCATGAACTAAAGTGGGACGACGAGCTGCTTGAGTACCTGACTGTGCCGAAATCTATGCTGCCTGAAGTGAAACCGTCTTCAGAAGTATATGCCAACACGATTGAATATCATTTCTTCGGCCATTCTGTACCGATTGCAGGTGCTGCAGGAGATCAGCAGTCTGCCTTATTCGGACAGGCGTGTTTTGAAGAAGGAATGGCTAAAAATACGTACGGAACTGGCTGCTTTATGCTCATGAACACTGGGGAAAAAGCTATTCGCTCTGAAAATGGCCTGCTGACGACAATCGCATGGGGCGTTGACGGAAAAGTGGAGTATGCCCTTGAAGGAAGCATTTTCGTTGCAGGATCGGCTATTCAGTGGCTGCGCGACGGTCTCCGCATGTTTAAAGACGCAAAGGACAGCGAGGCATACGCAGAACGCGTTGAGTCTACAGAGGGTGTTTATGTCGTTCCTGCATTTGTGGGCCTTGGAACTCCTTATTGGGACAGTGACGTGAGAGGTGCTGTCTTCGGCCTAACGCGCGGCACGTCTAAAGAGCACTTTGTCCGCGCTACACTGGAATCCCTCGCTTATCAGACAAAAGACGTTCTGACTGCGATGGAAGCTGATTCAGGCATTTCCCTTAAGACACTCCGCGTAGACGGCGGTGCGGTGAAAAATAACTTCCTGATGGATTTCCAGAGCAATATGCTTGGAGTGCCTGTAGAGCGTCCGGAAGTAAATGAAACGACAGCTCTTGGCGCTGCCTATCTTGCAGGACTTGCAGTCGGCTTCTGGGAAGACAAGTCGAATATTGAAAAGCAATGGAAGCTTGATAAGCAATTCGAACCAGAAATGGAAGATGAAAAGCGCGATGAGCTTTACAGCGGCTGGAAAAAAGCAGTAAATGCAGCTCAGGCTTTTAAATAA
- a CDS encoding MIP/aquaporin family protein: MTAFWGEVIGTMILIVFGGGVCAGVSLKKSFAHQSGWIVITMGWGFGVAMAVYAVGEISGAHLNPAVTFALAFSGSFEWSQVPSYIVAQLLGAFLGAVLVYLQYLPHWKETEDPGAKLSVFSTSPAIPNYFANFISEALGTFIFVLTLLAIGANTFTEGLNPLIVGFLVVAIGLSLGGTTGYAINPARDLGPRLAHFVLPIAGKGSSNWKYAWIPVVAPLAGGSFAAVFYNYVFKGTMSTAFWYVAAALVFMLCVVYAMTKKQSAQRSAVY; encoded by the coding sequence ATGACTGCTTTTTGGGGAGAAGTTATCGGTACAATGATCTTAATTGTATTTGGAGGCGGTGTCTGCGCCGGGGTCAGTCTTAAAAAATCATTCGCCCACCAGTCAGGCTGGATCGTCATCACGATGGGCTGGGGATTTGGTGTAGCAATGGCCGTATATGCCGTTGGCGAAATAAGCGGCGCGCATTTAAATCCGGCAGTGACATTTGCACTTGCCTTTTCAGGATCATTTGAATGGAGCCAGGTGCCATCATACATCGTTGCACAGTTGCTTGGAGCATTCCTTGGGGCAGTGCTTGTCTACTTGCAATACTTGCCGCACTGGAAGGAAACAGAAGATCCAGGTGCGAAGCTCAGTGTTTTTTCAACAAGCCCTGCAATTCCGAATTATTTTGCGAACTTTATCAGTGAAGCGCTTGGAACATTTATTTTTGTCCTTACATTGCTTGCCATCGGAGCGAATACTTTTACAGAAGGCTTAAATCCGCTGATTGTTGGATTTTTGGTTGTTGCCATCGGGCTATCGCTTGGAGGCACAACAGGCTATGCCATCAATCCGGCGCGTGACCTTGGACCAAGACTTGCACATTTTGTTCTTCCGATAGCAGGAAAAGGGAGTTCGAACTGGAAATATGCATGGATACCGGTTGTTGCGCCGCTTGCAGGAGGTTCATTTGCCGCAGTCTTTTACAATTACGTTTTTAAGGGTACTATGAGTACTGCATTCTGGTATGTAGCGGCAGCTTTAGTTTTCATGCTTTGCGTTGTTTATGCGATGACGAAAAAACAATCCGCGCAGCGTTCAGCCGTTTATTAA
- a CDS encoding glycerol-3-phosphate responsive antiterminator: protein MSFEGQQILPAIRNMKQFERFLDSPYTYGVLLDTHLGQVRNIVRLANSSNKKMLIHIDLIQGLKHDEYAAEFICQEVKPAGLISTRSNVIAKAKQRGIYAIQRLFLLDSSALEKSLELIARTKPDYIEVLPGLVPGLIAEIKEKTGIPIFAGGFVKTSEEVHQALQAGATAVTSSEMDLWKNYQKLS from the coding sequence ATGAGTTTTGAAGGCCAGCAGATTCTGCCTGCGATCCGCAATATGAAGCAGTTTGAACGGTTTCTCGACAGTCCTTATACATATGGGGTGCTTCTTGATACACACCTTGGACAGGTGCGGAATATTGTCCGTCTTGCCAATTCTTCGAACAAGAAAATGCTGATTCACATAGATTTGATCCAGGGGCTGAAGCATGATGAGTATGCTGCGGAGTTTATCTGCCAGGAGGTTAAGCCTGCCGGGTTGATTTCGACAAGGTCCAATGTGATCGCCAAAGCCAAGCAGCGCGGGATATATGCGATTCAGCGGCTGTTTTTGCTCGATTCGAGTGCACTTGAAAAAAGCCTGGAGCTGATTGCTAGGACAAAGCCGGACTATATTGAGGTTCTTCCGGGCCTTGTGCCGGGATTGATCGCAGAGATTAAGGAGAAAACAGGCATTCCGATTTTTGCAGGAGGCTTTGTGAAAACGTCAGAAGAGGTCCATCAGGCGTTGCAGGCAGGGGCCACGGCAGTGACTTCATCGGAAATGGATTTATGGAAAAATTATCAAAAGCTATCATAA
- a CDS encoding GNAT family N-acetyltransferase, which translates to MTDTIDLSKFEKKMIIRNIEDKDIDEILAMQALCFPGMVPWEREHLESHLEHFPEGQFCAEFEGKIIGSCSSLIINFDEYDDRHTWDDITDNGYITNHNPDGYNMYGIEVMVHPDYRRMKIGHRLYEARKDLARRLNLKSIIIGGRIPNYHKYEKELSPRQYVQEVKQHKIYDPVLSFQLLNGFTLMRINPNYLPDDRASGKYATLMEWNNVDYLPTSKRYYKTAFPVRICVVQYQMKQINSFEEFATQVEYYTDVASDASADFAVFPELLTTQLMSFLDEKSPSRAIRRVTEYTEEYISLFTELAVKYNVNIIGGSHFVEEDNGKIFNVAYLFRRDGTIEKQYKIHITPNERKWWGISRGDDIKVFDTDCGKIAIQICYDIEFPELARIAADKGAKIIFTPFCTEDRQGYLRVRYCSQARAVENQIYTVISGTVGNLPQTENMDIQYAQSAIFAPSDFEFARDGIVGECNPNIEMVVIGDVDLEILRRQRQSGTVRQLKDRRHDVYGIRYKKN; encoded by the coding sequence GTGACAGATACAATTGACTTATCGAAATTTGAGAAAAAGATGATTATCAGAAATATTGAAGACAAAGACATAGATGAAATTCTGGCGATGCAGGCGCTTTGTTTCCCGGGGATGGTTCCATGGGAAAGAGAGCATCTTGAAAGCCATCTTGAACATTTTCCCGAAGGGCAGTTCTGTGCTGAATTTGAAGGCAAAATCATCGGATCCTGTTCAAGTCTGATCATCAACTTTGATGAATATGACGACAGACACACATGGGATGATATTACAGACAACGGCTACATCACCAACCACAATCCGGACGGATACAATATGTACGGCATCGAGGTCATGGTGCATCCGGATTACCGCCGGATGAAAATAGGCCACAGACTTTATGAGGCTAGAAAAGATCTTGCGAGAAGACTGAACCTGAAGAGCATTATTATCGGTGGAAGAATCCCGAACTATCATAAATATGAAAAAGAGCTTTCGCCAAGGCAGTATGTGCAGGAAGTGAAACAGCATAAAATTTATGATCCTGTTCTTTCTTTTCAGCTGCTGAATGGATTTACGCTGATGAGGATCAACCCGAACTATCTGCCTGATGACAGGGCTTCAGGCAAATACGCCACGCTGATGGAGTGGAACAACGTTGACTATTTGCCAACTTCAAAGCGCTATTACAAAACGGCTTTTCCGGTTCGCATCTGCGTTGTGCAGTATCAGATGAAGCAAATCAATTCGTTTGAAGAATTTGCGACACAGGTTGAGTATTACACAGACGTTGCATCAGATGCTTCCGCAGATTTTGCGGTATTCCCTGAGCTGCTTACAACCCAGCTGATGTCGTTCCTGGATGAAAAATCACCGAGCAGGGCCATCCGAAGAGTAACGGAATATACAGAGGAATACATCAGCCTGTTTACAGAGCTTGCTGTAAAGTATAACGTGAATATTATCGGCGGATCCCATTTCGTTGAAGAAGACAACGGGAAAATTTTCAACGTGGCCTATCTTTTCAGAAGAGACGGCACCATTGAAAAACAATACAAAATCCACATTACGCCGAATGAGCGCAAATGGTGGGGCATCAGCAGGGGCGACGACATTAAAGTATTCGATACCGACTGCGGAAAAATTGCCATTCAAATCTGCTATGATATCGAGTTTCCTGAGCTTGCGCGGATTGCTGCAGACAAAGGAGCAAAAATTATCTTTACGCCTTTCTGTACAGAAGATCGTCAGGGTTATCTCCGGGTCCGCTACTGCTCACAGGCACGCGCGGTAGAAAACCAGATTTACACGGTGATTTCCGGAACAGTAGGAAACCTGCCGCAGACGGAAAATATGGATATCCAGTATGCGCAGTCAGCGATTTTCGCACCGTCTGACTTTGAGTTTGCAAGAGACGGAATCGTTGGGGAGTGCAACCCTAATATTGAGATGGTCGTCATTGGAGATGTTGACCTCGAGATCCTCCGCAGACAGCGCCAGTCCGGTACAGTCAGACAGCTTAAAGACCGCAGACATGACGTGTACGGAATCCGTTATAAGAAAAACTGA
- a CDS encoding HAD family hydrolase, with protein MIKAIVFDFDGLILDTETHEYEVLQEIFQEHGSELPMQVWGKVIGTSSDFNPYKYLEEQIGKTVVHEDLISLRKEKFAKRMEAEGPRPGVEAYLLAAQDLGLKIGLASSSSYQWVSGYLKSLNLFDYFECIRTSDDVEKVKPDPALYIKAAECLGLKPEECLAFEDSANGALAAKRAGMFCTIVPNSVTAHMEFGEIDHRLESMAEMELAEVIRKIESNR; from the coding sequence ATGATCAAAGCAATCGTTTTCGATTTTGACGGACTGATATTGGATACAGAAACGCACGAGTATGAAGTGCTCCAGGAAATTTTTCAGGAGCATGGGAGCGAGCTTCCGATGCAGGTGTGGGGAAAAGTCATTGGAACATCCTCAGATTTTAACCCTTATAAGTATTTGGAGGAGCAGATTGGGAAAACGGTGGTGCATGAAGACCTGATCAGCCTGCGGAAAGAAAAATTCGCCAAGAGAATGGAAGCGGAAGGTCCGCGGCCCGGTGTTGAAGCCTACTTGCTTGCTGCACAGGACCTTGGACTGAAAATCGGTTTAGCTTCAAGTTCCAGTTATCAGTGGGTTTCCGGCTATCTTAAGTCTCTGAACTTATTTGATTATTTTGAGTGCATCCGCACCTCTGATGATGTGGAAAAAGTAAAGCCTGACCCGGCCCTTTACATAAAAGCGGCAGAATGCCTTGGCCTGAAGCCTGAAGAATGCCTGGCTTTTGAAGACTCAGCAAACGGGGCACTTGCAGCAAAACGTGCAGGAATGTTCTGCACCATTGTTCCAAACAGCGTGACGGCCCATATGGAATTTGGGGAGATCGACCACAGGCTGGAATCGATGGCAGAGATGGAGCTTGCAGAAGTGATCAGAAAAATTGAATCAAATCGTTAA
- a CDS encoding disulfide oxidoreductase has protein sequence MSEREKKYIENALFTAWGASFISMLGSLYFSEVLDFVPCNLCWYQRILMYPLVVILGIAVIKKDYQIAFYTMILSGIGGAISIYHYAVQKIDFVGENSAACGIVPCTGEYINWLGFITIPFLALIGFSIIFAASFTIHRKWKAGR, from the coding sequence GTGTCTGAACGAGAGAAAAAGTACATAGAAAATGCTTTGTTTACCGCCTGGGGAGCGTCCTTTATTTCGATGCTCGGCAGCTTATATTTTTCGGAGGTTCTCGATTTTGTTCCGTGCAATCTCTGCTGGTATCAGCGGATCCTCATGTATCCACTGGTTGTAATCCTTGGTATTGCCGTCATTAAAAAAGATTATCAGATTGCCTTTTACACGATGATTTTATCAGGCATAGGCGGAGCAATCTCCATTTACCACTACGCCGTCCAGAAAATTGATTTTGTCGGTGAGAACTCAGCCGCATGCGGAATCGTCCCATGCACGGGCGAGTACATTAACTGGCTTGGATTCATTACGATCCCGTTTCTCGCATTAATCGGATTTTCAATTATTTTTGCAGCAAGCTTTACAATACACAGAAAATGGAAAGCAGGTCGATAA
- a CDS encoding thioredoxin family protein: MKKILIFAGIFLVIFGGLAFVTTYQQSEKSEGNPYGKDELNSATVDQLDDPNYQNIILPEEVDEKMDKKEDFIVYYFSPTCSHCKRTTPELMPAAEEAGVEIGQFNLLEFEDGWQKYGIESTPTLVKYENGKEVDRVVGYNDGAFFKDLFSEWK, encoded by the coding sequence ATGAAAAAGATCTTGATATTTGCAGGGATTTTCTTAGTCATTTTCGGAGGCTTGGCCTTTGTAACAACCTATCAGCAGTCGGAAAAATCAGAAGGCAATCCTTACGGCAAGGATGAGCTGAACTCCGCAACGGTTGATCAGCTTGACGATCCTAACTATCAAAACATCATTCTTCCTGAAGAAGTAGATGAAAAAATGGACAAAAAAGAAGATTTCATCGTTTATTATTTCAGCCCGACCTGCTCACACTGCAAGCGGACAACTCCTGAACTTATGCCTGCAGCTGAAGAAGCAGGTGTTGAAATCGGACAGTTCAACCTTCTCGAGTTTGAAGACGGCTGGCAAAAATACGGCATTGAATCAACGCCTACGCTAGTTAAATACGAAAACGGAAAAGAAGTTGACCGTGTAGTCGGATATAATGACGGGGCTTTCTTTAAAGACCTGTTCAGCGAATGGAAATAA
- a CDS encoding DUF5365 family protein produces MFASTEEQEHYIEELIQTMYEDIFPRYFSDETIDQLDELSVLKPHSDDLDYNGTLKEAFQIMSSLQALTALLDHLDDQQGEDQRKLYNRNITILKKYGYKFPLTFDHFLASREKADEVSKYGKPANKWIV; encoded by the coding sequence GTGTTTGCATCAACTGAGGAACAGGAGCATTATATTGAAGAGCTGATTCAAACGATGTACGAAGACATTTTTCCGCGGTATTTTTCAGATGAAACGATCGATCAGCTTGATGAGCTTTCTGTTCTGAAACCCCATTCAGATGACCTCGACTATAACGGAACGCTGAAAGAAGCCTTTCAAATCATGTCGAGTCTTCAGGCGCTGACGGCGCTGCTGGATCACCTGGATGATCAGCAGGGGGAAGATCAGCGAAAATTGTATAACCGCAATATTACTATTTTAAAAAAGTATGGCTACAAATTTCCGCTGACATTTGATCATTTTCTGGCTTCAAGGGAGAAGGCGGATGAAGTGAGCAAGTACGGAAAGCCGGCGAATAAGTGGATTGTGTAA
- a CDS encoding RluA family pseudouridine synthase, with the protein MKRKGEWLILPAKEEWAGMSLQQMLKEKLHVPKGLAHSFRMNKEVKLNDNDPDWTQPLKENDSLMIRVFQDETCDTEPEYMELDFLYEDDHFLIVNKPAGMDTHPNEPSQTGTLANGVASHFQMNGIARKIRHIHRLDRDTSGAVVFAKHALSHAVLDRLLEERKVKRTYTAVVQGEVKQKKGSIDHPIGKDRHHPSRRRVSTGGQSALTHFKREGYNPKYDESLLKLQLDTGRTHQIRVHVSYLGFPIAGDVLYGGNQNLIRRQALHASEISVVHPFTGEEIDVSAPFPEDMRDLLVRLEFL; encoded by the coding sequence ATGAAACGCAAAGGCGAATGGCTGATATTACCTGCAAAGGAAGAGTGGGCAGGAATGTCACTTCAGCAAATGTTAAAGGAAAAACTTCATGTTCCAAAAGGACTTGCCCATAGCTTTAGAATGAATAAAGAAGTTAAATTAAATGACAATGACCCGGACTGGACGCAGCCGCTGAAAGAAAATGACTCACTGATGATCCGGGTTTTTCAGGATGAAACATGTGACACGGAGCCTGAATACATGGAGCTTGACTTTCTATATGAAGACGATCATTTCCTAATTGTAAACAAGCCGGCCGGAATGGACACACACCCGAATGAACCGTCTCAAACGGGAACTCTTGCAAACGGTGTTGCTTCCCATTTTCAGATGAACGGCATAGCGCGGAAAATCAGGCATATTCATAGACTCGACCGCGATACATCAGGTGCCGTCGTTTTTGCGAAACATGCCTTGTCGCATGCCGTGCTTGACCGGCTGCTTGAAGAACGGAAAGTAAAGAGAACCTATACGGCCGTGGTTCAAGGCGAAGTGAAACAGAAAAAAGGCAGTATCGATCATCCAATCGGAAAAGACCGGCACCACCCGTCCCGCAGGAGAGTTTCAACGGGCGGGCAGTCCGCTCTCACTCATTTTAAACGCGAAGGATATAACCCGAAATATGATGAGTCTCTGCTTAAGCTCCAGCTTGATACAGGCAGAACACACCAGATTCGTGTTCATGTCAGTTACTTAGGCTTTCCGATTGCAGGAGATGTCCTGTACGGCGGCAATCAAAATCTTATCCGCAGGCAGGCGCTTCATGCATCGGAAATATCCGTCGTCCATCCATTTACAGGTGAAGAGATTGATGTTTCTGCTCCGTTTCCTGAGGATATGAGAGATCTCCTAGTACGGCTGGAGTTTCTTTAA